The following DNA comes from Salvia splendens isolate huo1 chromosome 17, SspV2, whole genome shotgun sequence.
AGGGGCCTCTTTTCATCATGACTGACCGGAAGCTCGTTGTAAGTTTCTGGATGCTGCTCTTATTTTCATAACCCAATTGTATTTTTGATGAGTGTAGGATTATTATTTGATTAATGTGCATGTATGCGTCCAAATTAGGTGTTGGGAATTCCATGGGATGTCGATACTGAGGGATTGAGGGAATACATGAGCAAATTCGGGGAGATGGAGGACTGTATTGTATTAAAGGTAAGCTcgtattgttttatttgtgtaaGCAAATAGACCTAAAAGGTTTAGATTTTTCATTTATCTAGTTTGGCATCTTGCCAGCTTGTTGATGCTAAATGTTAATGTTCGTATTCTGAAACTGACTTCACCTGAAACGAACAAAACCTGTTGGTatatggtactccctccgttccatagtaatagaggcatttcattttgCGCACTCGTtttgataaatagttaaagtggagaaaaggtaaagtaagagaaagaataatgtagagaagagtcttatctacaatattctctctcttactttattttttctccactttaactatttataattattttttcaaaacgagtgcgcAAAATGACATgcctctattactatggaactgagggagtatattatactATGGTGGAGAAAGGTTTGTTTCATGGGATGTGTACATAAGTATGTAATAGTAATACCAAGAGACCCCTTATCTTCTTTGTCATGGTGATTTCAGGAACGTTCTACCGGTCGCTCTCGTGGTTTTGGGTATGCAACATTTGTTACAGCCGAGGATGCAAAGGTTATTTTTGAATGCATCATTGTTGAGTCTCACTATCAGTTTGCAACTTCGCATAATAACTTTTGTGTAATTGTGAATGTTCCAGGCGGCATTAGCAAGTGAGCATTTACTTGGCAATAGGGTGCTGGAAGTCAAAGTAGCCACTCCAAAGGTTACCTTGTTTGATGCTCAATTTTATTGTTTAACCTTTCCTATTATAGCTGTCCATAAAAAATTTGATTCtttatacttaattttttagcatattttctattttttaggaTGAAATGAAAACCTCATCCAAGAAAGTTACCAGGATATTTGTGGCTAGAATTCCACCATCAGTAACTGAAGCTGTTTTCAGAAGGTTGTTCTCCCTTCTTTTACTTTTGCTTCTATGAATATATCATCCACATGAGTTATTTTGACTATCTACAATTAAAATTAGTAGATGAATATGTACCAAACTCTTATTTGTATGCTGGAAAAGTCTGACAGTGTTATTTTTTATCTTCTTATACAGCCATTTTGAGAAATACGGCGAAATAACAGATATATACATGCCGAAGGTTTTTACTTTTCTCCCATTCTTTACGACAAGTTGATTTCTATGTTGTTGCACCTCACAATTCATTTTTGCAGGATCCATCTACCAAAGGCCATCGTGGAATTGGATTTATCACTTTTGTGAATGCTGGTAAATCTTATTTGTTGCTCTTGTTGGCATTTTACATATGTGTTCTTCCTTGTGTCAGATTTGTACTTGTTCACATTCATACTGATTAGTAGCCACTGGTTCTAGAGATTAGAGAGTAGTATCAGAAGTTGCTTGATTAGAACTTATATGTCATTTTTGAAATGTTTTCTATGTATATAAAGATTAATTTTTCTTTCAAGTTTTACTAAGtaaactattttaatttttttttcctgcaCAGATACTGCCTTCGATCTCCAAGATAATTCTTAATTCTATTTACTTGTTAAAAGTGAGATTACTAATTTTTGGCTCTTCTATATATTGTCGTTGATATCCGCAAAATCCCAATGATATATCTGCTCAAAATTGAACTTCTTAGTTAAGTGAGTTACCAGTCTTAATATTTTCCGAAATGTTGGCCTCTTGTATGTATTGTGTTAAAGGAAGGCTGCTGTTGGCTGCTGGAATCTTAAAAGAACAGAATAGAGAACAGGAAAACAGGAACTATTGAATTTAAAACCAAAAGGACCGAAACTAAATTGATATAACCGGTACAGAAATTAAGTAACAAATGTAACGCTGCCCCCAAAGAGGGCCATACCTCCACAGCTACTTGCTGGACTCAACTCCAGTGAACAACATATATAGAGTATAGACTCAATTCAAAGACTCCTTTTAAGACTCCTAAAAAAAACGACTCAATCTAACATAAAAGATAAACATGCCAAGACTCCTTGATAATTTTGATCGATATCATCTTGCTGCAACTTCTCAAGTTTGGTATAATGATGCTTGTTTTAATTTGATAGGTCTGGATTTGGAATATTTTTGTATGAATTTTTAAATAACCGCCTTTTCTGATACACTGAGATGTGATCAGTCTCTTTAGCTATAGCACCGCTGCTATTAACACTCTTTATTTGTGAGGTTGTTGACTTGCATTATACATGCATGTGATGGTACTCTTATGTAATTTATATcacataaaatatattttattctgaACTGTTCGCAGAAGCAGTAGATGATCTAATGGCTGAGACTCATGAGTTGGGCGGTTCAACTGTTGTTGTGGATCGAGCAACCCCGAAGGTATCCTTAagaattgtgtttttttttttaactttttcccCATAATTCGAATTATCTGTCGGCAGCACCTTGCAACTTGCAAGATTTACTTATGGATCTTTTCCTGTCTTTTCAATAAAGACAATGAAATGCATCGTTGATATGAATACTTGAGTTAAAATGGTCATCCAGTCTGTGACACTACAGTAAAAGTTTTGGTGCATAAAATTATATAGACTTATGGTTATGGAGCAAGAGTATGGTTTATGTCATTATGCACAATAGCTAAAAGGTGCAAATGTCCCCTTGCAGTAAAGGTGCATTTGAATCTTTTTGTTGTTTGAATGTGTAGTCTGTAGCCCATGTATATATGTTTTATTTCCCGACTGTATCACAGGAGGAAGAGTTCAGGCCAGTTAGCCGAGCGCCGCAAAACGGGGGTGGATATGGTGCATATAATGCTTATATTAATGCTGCGACTAGATATGCTACACTTGGTGCACCAACCCTGTATGATCCTCCTGGTGCCATGTATGGAAGTAAGTACATTGCTGAAAGTACAATGTTGTAACTGCCTTTTTGAGTTTAATGACCCCAATTGCTTATTATCTCATTAGGGGAGGTAGCTCGTGGAATGGGAAAAAAAATCTTCGTTGGTAGGCTTCCTCAGGAGGCAAGTGTAGAAGATCTTCGCCATTATTTTGGGAGATTTGGACGAATTTTAGATGTTTATGTTCCAAAGGTAAGAATATATGTGCTTTACTGTATTTGATGGCACTAGATTTTGATATATTGCAGTTCTATTTTTGTAGGACCCCAAGAGAACAGGTCATAGAGGATTTGGTTTTGTTACTTTCGCTGATGATGGTGTTGCAGATCGTGTAGGTCGAAGATCACATGAGATATGTGGACATCAGGTTTTGACGCCTTCTGTACTTGAATAGACTATAATCCTTTGAGAATAATTCTACTCCATCTTTTAAAGATTTGCGTTGGCTAACCAATGGCTGACAAGGTTATAGGAAGTAGTAAGATGTCCAAAAGCAGTTTGTCCTAACATATGGATGAACTGATTCTTTTGCAGTGTGATCAATCTCTGACTAATTATATCCTGCTATACTACAAATTTTGAGAATAGGTTAGAGAAAGTATTGGTTTTTGTATCATGTAGCCACCTGCGTTTGTATTATGTAGCAACCTGGTTTTGAGTGACTAGGACTAAATAATTCTCCAGTACTATAAGCATTTCTTgcatttcttcatatttttgtATCTTGTCTTTTCCACAATGGTCCCAAACCTTTATATTGTATTTCTAGTGATCCATAAACATTACTCACTCCTGACCCTTCATTCTATTTAAATCCTGTTTTCTTTATTCAATATAGTTTTTAGCTGTTAGATCATAAGAACTTAATGTTTAACATTGGAAACTGATGCTGTTATTCGActgttttctaattttattttctggCCAAAAATAAGATTGACCATATTCATGCTATGTATTATTTAACTGATTTTCGAGATGCAATACTTGTGCAAAGGCTTATAGTTATAGATAACTGATTGGTAATCattatttgtaaaataaaatgttatagaacaattatttcattaaataacCTGGCAAGGATGTTTTGTAACTCTATTATTTACTTGTTTTACAGATTGCAATAGATTCAGCAACACCTATTGATGATGCTACAGCTACTGCTGCTGCTGGCCCAAGTGGTACTTTCCCGACGAATAACCCTGAGCCATTTGGGTATGGTGTACTGCCTATGCGCAGTTATGGTAGGATGTATGGGAGCTTAGATTTTGATGATGTGAGTACTGATGTATTTTTTCCTGTCATTCACACTAAAAAATTGTGCAACATGTCTATATCTGCTGTTCATATATAATCTACTATACTGTTTATATATAATCATCTAATATACCTTGTATCAGAATATGTTATGTATTTTAACCAAACCTGAAAGGATTTAGATGAAAATCTATTTTCTATTTGAGAAATCATGTTATTTTTAGATGTATATTATATCTAGGTAATGAACTACAAACTGTTGTACTGACTGAATGTAATTACTACCTGGCAGTGGGGTTATGGTGTTGGCGGCAGTATGAACGGAGGCAGACCTCCACGTGCAGATTACAGGTATAGGCCTTACTAAGTCAGACAGA
Coding sequences within:
- the LOC121774878 gene encoding DAZ-associated protein 1-like isoform X1, coding for MTDRKLVVLGIPWDVDTEGLREYMSKFGEMEDCIVLKERSTGRSRGFGYATFVTAEDAKAALASEHLLGNRVLEVKVATPKDEMKTSSKKVTRIFVARIPPSVTEAVFRSHFEKYGEITDIYMPKDPSTKGHRGIGFITFVNAEAVDDLMAETHELGGSTVVVDRATPKEEEFRPVSRAPQNGGGYGAYNAYINAATRYATLGAPTLYDPPGAMYGREVARGMGKKIFVGRLPQEASVEDLRHYFGRFGRILDVYVPKDPKRTGHRGFGFVTFADDGVADRVGRRSHEICGHQIAIDSATPIDDATATAAAGPSGTFPTNNPEPFGYGVLPMRSYGRMYGSLDFDDWGYGVGGSMNGGRPPRADYRYRPY
- the LOC121774878 gene encoding DAZ-associated protein 1-like isoform X2; protein product: MTDRKLVVLGIPWDVDTEGLREYMSKFGEMEDCIVLKERSTGRSRGFGYATFVTAEDAKAALASEHLLGNRVLEVKVATPKDEMKTSSKKVTRIFVARIPPSVTEAVFRSHFEKYGEITDIYMPKDPSTKGHRGIGFITFVNAEAVDDLMAETHELGGSTVVVDRATPKEEEFRPVSRAPQNGGGYGAYNAYINAATRYATLGAPTLYDPPGAMYGTRGMGKKIFVGRLPQEASVEDLRHYFGRFGRILDVYVPKDPKRTGHRGFGFVTFADDGVADRVGRRSHEICGHQIAIDSATPIDDATATAAAGPSGTFPTNNPEPFGYGVLPMRSYGRMYGSLDFDDWGYGVGGSMNGGRPPRADYRYRPY